In Phocoenobacter uteri, a single window of DNA contains:
- a CDS encoding AAA family ATPase, whose protein sequence is MAKINFILQGKGGVGKTVVSSLLAQYKISKGDKISCIDTDPVNASFEAYKALNVSHLELIEDQQINTRNFDRLIEIISETEYDIIIDNGAASFFPLSHYLISNEIPELIESMGHEIVIHTVITSGQALLDTLNGLNSLVKSFGKNSNFVVWLNPFWGDIEYKGKSFTEMAVYKNNKNSINTIIELPKLSAETFGADFSQMLKNKQTFLEVINNEENHIMTR, encoded by the coding sequence ATGGCAAAAATTAATTTTATTCTACAAGGTAAAGGTGGAGTCGGAAAAACTGTAGTATCTAGTTTGTTAGCTCAGTATAAAATATCGAAAGGCGATAAAATAAGCTGCATTGATACAGATCCTGTAAATGCATCATTTGAAGCTTATAAAGCATTAAATGTTAGTCACCTAGAATTAATTGAAGATCAGCAGATAAATACTCGTAATTTTGATAGACTTATAGAAATAATAAGTGAAACTGAATACGATATAATCATTGATAATGGTGCAGCATCTTTTTTCCCTTTATCTCATTATTTAATCTCAAATGAGATCCCAGAATTAATAGAATCAATGGGGCATGAAATAGTAATTCATACAGTGATTACTTCTGGACAAGCATTACTAGATACATTAAATGGATTAAATTCATTAGTTAAAAGTTTCGGGAAAAATTCAAATTTTGTTGTTTGGCTAAATCCTTTTTGGGGTGATATTGAATATAAAGGAAAATCATTTACAGAAATGGCTGTCTATAAAAATAATAAAAACTCAATTAATACAATTATTGAATTACCAAAATTATCTGCTGAGACCTTTGGTGCTGATTTTAGCCAAATGCTTAAAAATAAGCAGACCTTTCTAGAAGTCATTAATAATGAAGAAAATCATATAATGACTAGAC